In the genome of Drosophila yakuba strain Tai18E2 chromosome 3R, Prin_Dyak_Tai18E2_2.1, whole genome shotgun sequence, one region contains:
- the LOC6535819 gene encoding transcription intermediary factor 1-alpha isoform X7: MDMDLEQLKNDFLPLIAGIKQEQLDAVPTDVLPQMSTPSTASGAPTTSSLSSSSLSLSNPCDSAEKRSESNSSASAKFTLFKCVYCAQLLGSNDRPKLLECLHVACAQCVSTKFSELDRSLPPLIHCPVCDNASQQEFIVDNQFLIEQCTAGDSGDGVGLLGLPGEGQKSSAAASIQCSSCSDGAVATSWCVDCSEYICDSCVQAHQRLKITKDHTIKPKDEANNEQLAGAAGVDKLHMCQLHPQEKLSLFCETCDKLTCRDCQLSDHRDHKYKFAHEIATESRQALSTLVSEINYKRFLLSSATKVIDDRQQLIHDKKKDLIKEITAMAVKITNTVNTRGKQLIMRLNEVCDSKLKVLVEKKETLQLLSDNTDHCIDFMQNALEKGSDFAILSSKKSLVRHLQKLKCQRADIPNPEIPVRIQVQLNQVSDLQKVISQLGIIIVDGKPYPPTPSPNGTPQPQHPPRQPPSPNMAPPLRPGLPPGMPAGLSPNGPPVNFGPQNGPPLYSNAAQQQFNNLSMSRSFPGDGSVRFGGMPPVGMQRHGQPHVSSSTHPQNMDISLRGLLNNQAAQSPNAHMAFNGPPSYPGGPQGAPAPAHQPMGPQMRPHFMPGQQGFSQGGGPGGGPRDANFMNSNARFQSQYQRMANHAQQAAAAAAMAGAAGGGGGQIPSPGALQRPQMMSNPMQNVSAMQNSLGFHGSQAGFNTGPPQTSPQLSGGGMHSLAKWHIPQSAQQSNMCSQQGPLLPFANGRQTSENFKISLKSPNTLKNSTPPSLGGGGAGHPGHGNGSSSAQLNAAALGLGPAVSILSNVTSTNPKTPSPSTHENTKDFTEPIDKVRDDSINDLIATIAKLDSNGVQVLPEGRTKTTSPQVHSSTDLSNTQEDDPNEDWCAVCLDGGELMCCDKCPKVFHQNCHIPAISSLPDESESWQCLLCVNLKELTKAEGSEKNSSGELSALELRILQRICLELYCQYEQSLNFREPESPANTSYYEIVSSPMSLDVIRTRLDPSSPNHYKDIAGFVSDVRLIFSNTYLFYQDTKTYSNAKYLENFFEEQLAKWLPQFEGSKPLSKRNTSNSPALLGVNATGSPSPIENGRKSCGSASLGDSDGGCLPAKRARRSAHE; this comes from the exons ATGGACATGGATTTGGAGCAGCTAAAGAACGACTTCCTGCCGCTGATCGCCGGAAtcaagcaggagcagctggacgCCGTACCCACGGATGTCCTGCCCCAGATGAGCACACCCAGCACGGCCAGCGGTGCGCCCACCACCTCGTCCTTGAGCTCCTCTTCGCTGAGCCTGAGTAATCCCTGCGACAGTGCTGAGAAAAGG tCAGAGTCAAACTCTTCCGCATCAGCAAAGTTCACCCTATTCAAGTGCGTTTACTGCGCTCAACTCCTCGGATCCAATGATCGACCCAAATTGCTAGAATGCCTCCACGTGGCTTGTGCCCAGTGCGTGAGCACCAAGTTCTCGGAGCTGGACCGCTCGCTGCCACCATTGATCCATTGTCCCGTATGCGACAATGCGTCGCAGCAGGAGTTTATCGTGGACAACCAGTTCCTCATCGAGCAGTGCACCGCCGGAGACAGTGGTGATGGGGTCGGTCTTCTGGGCTTGCCAGGCGAAGGTCAGAAGAGCTCCGCTGCGGCGAGCATCCAATGCAGCAGCTGTTCCGATGGTGCAGTGGCCACGTCGTGGTGCGTTGACTGCTCGGAGTACATTTGCGACAGTTGTGTGCAGGCTCACCAGCGCCTGAAAATCACCAAGGACCACACGATCAAGCCCAAAGACGAGGCCAACAACGAGCAGCTGGCCGGAGCTGCCGGGGTGGACAAACTGCACATGTGCCAGTTGCACCCACAGGAGAAGCTTTCGTTGTTTTGCGAGACCTGCGACAAGCTTACTTGTCGTGATTGTCAGTTGAGCGACCATCGGGAtcacaaatacaaatttgcCCACGAGATTGCCACGGAGTCAAGACAGGCGCTGTCCACCCTTGTTTCCGAAATCAACTACAAACGCTTCCTTCTCTCCTCGGCTACCAAGGTGATTGATGACCGCCAACAGCTGATCCATGACAAGAAGAAGGACCTCATCAAGGAGATCACAGCCATGGCGGTCAAGATCACCAATACGGTTAATACCCGAGGCAAGCAGCTAATCATGAGATTAAACGAGGTGTGCGACAGTAAACTCAAGGTGCTGGTGGAAAAGAAGGAGACGCTACAATTGCTGTCTGACAACACGGACCACTGCATCGATTTCATGCAAAACGCTTTGGAGAAGGGCAGTGATTTCGCTATCCTCTCGAGCAAAAAGTCTCTGGTGCGTCACCTGCAGAAGCTCAAGTGCCAAAGGGCGGATATCCCCAACCCGGAAATCCCAGTGCGCATTCAAGTTCAGCTTAACCAGGTTTCCGATCTTCAGAAGGTAATCTCGCAGCTGGGCATCATAATCGTTGATGGCAAACCATATCCGCCCACGCCCTCGCCCAACGGTACCCCTCAGCCGCAGCACCCACCTCGCCAGCCTCCCAGCCCGAACATGGCGCCACCCCTGCGTCCTGGTCTTCCACCCGGAATGCCCGCTGGCCTCTCGCCGAACGGACCGCCCGTCAACTTTGGACCGCAGAACGGACCGCCGCTCTACAGCAATGCTGCCCAGCAGCAGTTCAACAATCTGTCCATGAGTCGCTCCTTTCCGGGTGACGGGTCAG TTCGCTTCGGGGGAATGCCTCCAGTAGGCATGCAGCGACACGGACAACCGCACGTGAGCTCCTCCACGCATCCGCAGAATATGG ACATCAGCCTGCGGGGCCTGCTGAACAACCAGGCGGCACAGAGCCCGAATGCCCACATGGCATTCAATGGACCGCCCAGCTATCCGGGTGGGCCGCAAGGAGCCCCGGCTCCGGCGCACCAACCGATGGGTCCGCAGATGCGTCCGCATTTTATGCCCGGCCAGCAGGGTTTCTCGCAGGGCGGTGGTCCAGGAGGCGGTCCGCGAGACGCCAACTTTATGAACAGCAACGCGCGCTTCCAGTCGCAGTATCAGCGTATGGCCAACCACGCTCAGCAGGCGGCGGCTGCAGCGGCCATGGCCGGAGCGGCGGGGGGCGGAGGCGGCCAAATCCCTTCGCCGGGTGCACTGCAGCGACCCCAGATGATGTCCAATCCCATGCAGAATGTGAGTGCCATGCAGAAT TCGTTGGGGTTTCATGGGAGCCAGGCTGGCTTTAATACCGGCCCACCGCAGACCTCCCCGCAGTTAAGCGGCGGAGGCATGCACAGCCTGGCCAAGTGGCACATCCCGCAATCCGCTCAACAGTCGAACA TGTGTTCGCAACAAGGTccccttttgccttttgcgaATGGTCGCCAGACATcggaaaattttaaaatctcACTCAAATCCCCAAACACGCTCAAAAATAGCACCCCGCCCAGCCTGGGGGGCGGTGGTGCGGGTCACCCGGGCCACGGAAACGGCTCCTCCAGCGCCCAACTGAACGCAGCTGCCCTGGGATTGGGGCCAGCCGTTTCGATACTCTCTAACGTCACCTCGACGAATCCAAAGACGCCCAGTCCCAGCACTCATGAG AACACCAAGGACTTCACCGAACCCATTGACAAGGTGCGGGATGACTCAATCAACGATCTGATTGCAACCATAGCCAAGCTAGACTCAAATGGGGTGCAGGTGTTGCCGGAGGGTCGCACAAAGACCACCTCGCCACAGGTGCACAGCTCTACGGATCTGTCCAACACACAGGAAG aTGATCCCAACGAGGACTGGTGCGCCGTCTGTCTGGATGGAGGAGAGCTGATGTGCTGCGACAAGTGTCCCAAGGTTTTTCACCAGAACTGTCACATCCCCGCGATCAGCTCGCTGCCGGACGAAAGCGAGAGCTGGCAGTGCCTGCTGTGCGTTAACCTCAAGGAGCTGACCAAGGCGGAGGGAAGTGAAAAGAACTCCTCGGGCGAGCTGAGCGCCCTGGAGCTCCGCATCCTGCAGCGCATCTGTCTAGAATTGTACTGCCAGTACGAACAGAGTCTCAATTTCCGGGAGCCGGAGTCGCCAGCCAATACATCCTATTACGAGATTGTTTCCAG TCCCATGTCGTTAGATGTTATTCGCACCCGCCTGGATCCATCCAGTCCCAACCACTACAAGGATATCGCAGGCTTCGTGTCCGACGTGCGTTTAATATTCTCCAACACGTACCTCTTTTATCAG GACACGAAAACTTACTCCAATGCCAAGTATTTGGAAAACTTCTTCGAGGAGCAGCTAGCTAAGTGGTTGCCGCAATTTGAGGGCAGCAAGCCACTAAGTAAGCGCAATACCTCAAACTCCCCGGCGCTGTTAGGTGTGAATGCAACTGGTTCGCCGTCGCCCATCGAAAACGGAAGAAAAAGCTGCGGCTCGGCATCATTAGGTGACAGCGATGGTGGCTGCTTGCCGGCCAAGAGGGCGAGACGATCGGCGCACGAATAG
- the LOC6535819 gene encoding transcription intermediary factor 1-alpha isoform X8, which produces MDMDLEQLKNDFLPLIAGIKQEQLDAVPTDVLPQMSTPSTASGAPTTSSLSSSSLSLSNPCDSAEKRSESNSSASAKFTLFKCVYCAQLLGSNDRPKLLECLHVACAQCVSTKFSELDRSLPPLIHCPVCDNASQQEFIVDNQFLIEQCTAGDSGDGVGLLGLPGEGQKSSAAASIQCSSCSDGAVATSWCVDCSEYICDSCVQAHQRLKITKDHTIKPKDEANNEQLAGAAGVDKLHMCQLHPQEKLSLFCETCDKLTCRDCQLSDHRDHKYKFAHEIATESRQALSTLVSEINYKRFLLSSATKVIDDRQQLIHDKKKDLIKEITAMAVKITNTVNTRGKQLIMRLNEVCDSKLKVLVEKKETLQLLSDNTDHCIDFMQNALEKGSDFAILSSKKSLVRHLQKLKCQRADIPNPEIPVRIQVQLNQVSDLQKVISQLGIIIVDGKPYPPTPSPNGTPQPQHPPRQPPSPNMAPPLRPGLPPGMPAGLSPNGPPVNFGPQNGPPLYSNAAQQQFNNLSMSRSFPGDGSGKVRFGGMPPVGMQRHGQPHVSSSTHPQNMDISLRGLLNNQAAQSPNAHMAFNGPPSYPGGPQGAPAPAHQPMGPQMRPHFMPGQQGFSQGGGPGGGPRDANFMNSNARFQSQYQRMANHAQQAAAAAAMAGAAGGGGGQIPSPGALQRPQMMSNPMQNSLGFHGSQAGFNTGPPQTSPQLSGGGMHSLAKWHIPQSAQQSNMCSQQGPLLPFANGRQTSENFKISLKSPNTLKNSTPPSLGGGGAGHPGHGNGSSSAQLNAAALGLGPAVSILSNVTSTNPKTPSPSTHENTKDFTEPIDKVRDDSINDLIATIAKLDSNGVQVLPEGRTKTTSPQVHSSTDLSNTQEDDPNEDWCAVCLDGGELMCCDKCPKVFHQNCHIPAISSLPDESESWQCLLCVNLKELTKAEGSEKNSSGELSALELRILQRICLELYCQYEQSLNFREPESPANTSYYEIVSSPMSLDVIRTRLDPSSPNHYKDIAGFVSDVRLIFSNTYLFYQEDTKTYSNAKYLENFFEEQLAKWLPQFEGSKPLSKRNTSNSPALLGVNATGSPSPIENGRKSCGSASLGDSDGGCLPAKRARRSAHE; this is translated from the exons ATGGACATGGATTTGGAGCAGCTAAAGAACGACTTCCTGCCGCTGATCGCCGGAAtcaagcaggagcagctggacgCCGTACCCACGGATGTCCTGCCCCAGATGAGCACACCCAGCACGGCCAGCGGTGCGCCCACCACCTCGTCCTTGAGCTCCTCTTCGCTGAGCCTGAGTAATCCCTGCGACAGTGCTGAGAAAAGG tCAGAGTCAAACTCTTCCGCATCAGCAAAGTTCACCCTATTCAAGTGCGTTTACTGCGCTCAACTCCTCGGATCCAATGATCGACCCAAATTGCTAGAATGCCTCCACGTGGCTTGTGCCCAGTGCGTGAGCACCAAGTTCTCGGAGCTGGACCGCTCGCTGCCACCATTGATCCATTGTCCCGTATGCGACAATGCGTCGCAGCAGGAGTTTATCGTGGACAACCAGTTCCTCATCGAGCAGTGCACCGCCGGAGACAGTGGTGATGGGGTCGGTCTTCTGGGCTTGCCAGGCGAAGGTCAGAAGAGCTCCGCTGCGGCGAGCATCCAATGCAGCAGCTGTTCCGATGGTGCAGTGGCCACGTCGTGGTGCGTTGACTGCTCGGAGTACATTTGCGACAGTTGTGTGCAGGCTCACCAGCGCCTGAAAATCACCAAGGACCACACGATCAAGCCCAAAGACGAGGCCAACAACGAGCAGCTGGCCGGAGCTGCCGGGGTGGACAAACTGCACATGTGCCAGTTGCACCCACAGGAGAAGCTTTCGTTGTTTTGCGAGACCTGCGACAAGCTTACTTGTCGTGATTGTCAGTTGAGCGACCATCGGGAtcacaaatacaaatttgcCCACGAGATTGCCACGGAGTCAAGACAGGCGCTGTCCACCCTTGTTTCCGAAATCAACTACAAACGCTTCCTTCTCTCCTCGGCTACCAAGGTGATTGATGACCGCCAACAGCTGATCCATGACAAGAAGAAGGACCTCATCAAGGAGATCACAGCCATGGCGGTCAAGATCACCAATACGGTTAATACCCGAGGCAAGCAGCTAATCATGAGATTAAACGAGGTGTGCGACAGTAAACTCAAGGTGCTGGTGGAAAAGAAGGAGACGCTACAATTGCTGTCTGACAACACGGACCACTGCATCGATTTCATGCAAAACGCTTTGGAGAAGGGCAGTGATTTCGCTATCCTCTCGAGCAAAAAGTCTCTGGTGCGTCACCTGCAGAAGCTCAAGTGCCAAAGGGCGGATATCCCCAACCCGGAAATCCCAGTGCGCATTCAAGTTCAGCTTAACCAGGTTTCCGATCTTCAGAAGGTAATCTCGCAGCTGGGCATCATAATCGTTGATGGCAAACCATATCCGCCCACGCCCTCGCCCAACGGTACCCCTCAGCCGCAGCACCCACCTCGCCAGCCTCCCAGCCCGAACATGGCGCCACCCCTGCGTCCTGGTCTTCCACCCGGAATGCCCGCTGGCCTCTCGCCGAACGGACCGCCCGTCAACTTTGGACCGCAGAACGGACCGCCGCTCTACAGCAATGCTGCCCAGCAGCAGTTCAACAATCTGTCCATGAGTCGCTCCTTTCCGGGTGACGGGTCAGGTAAGG TTCGCTTCGGGGGAATGCCTCCAGTAGGCATGCAGCGACACGGACAACCGCACGTGAGCTCCTCCACGCATCCGCAGAATATGG ACATCAGCCTGCGGGGCCTGCTGAACAACCAGGCGGCACAGAGCCCGAATGCCCACATGGCATTCAATGGACCGCCCAGCTATCCGGGTGGGCCGCAAGGAGCCCCGGCTCCGGCGCACCAACCGATGGGTCCGCAGATGCGTCCGCATTTTATGCCCGGCCAGCAGGGTTTCTCGCAGGGCGGTGGTCCAGGAGGCGGTCCGCGAGACGCCAACTTTATGAACAGCAACGCGCGCTTCCAGTCGCAGTATCAGCGTATGGCCAACCACGCTCAGCAGGCGGCGGCTGCAGCGGCCATGGCCGGAGCGGCGGGGGGCGGAGGCGGCCAAATCCCTTCGCCGGGTGCACTGCAGCGACCCCAGATGATGTCCAATCCCATGCAGAAT TCGTTGGGGTTTCATGGGAGCCAGGCTGGCTTTAATACCGGCCCACCGCAGACCTCCCCGCAGTTAAGCGGCGGAGGCATGCACAGCCTGGCCAAGTGGCACATCCCGCAATCCGCTCAACAGTCGAACA TGTGTTCGCAACAAGGTccccttttgccttttgcgaATGGTCGCCAGACATcggaaaattttaaaatctcACTCAAATCCCCAAACACGCTCAAAAATAGCACCCCGCCCAGCCTGGGGGGCGGTGGTGCGGGTCACCCGGGCCACGGAAACGGCTCCTCCAGCGCCCAACTGAACGCAGCTGCCCTGGGATTGGGGCCAGCCGTTTCGATACTCTCTAACGTCACCTCGACGAATCCAAAGACGCCCAGTCCCAGCACTCATGAG AACACCAAGGACTTCACCGAACCCATTGACAAGGTGCGGGATGACTCAATCAACGATCTGATTGCAACCATAGCCAAGCTAGACTCAAATGGGGTGCAGGTGTTGCCGGAGGGTCGCACAAAGACCACCTCGCCACAGGTGCACAGCTCTACGGATCTGTCCAACACACAGGAAG aTGATCCCAACGAGGACTGGTGCGCCGTCTGTCTGGATGGAGGAGAGCTGATGTGCTGCGACAAGTGTCCCAAGGTTTTTCACCAGAACTGTCACATCCCCGCGATCAGCTCGCTGCCGGACGAAAGCGAGAGCTGGCAGTGCCTGCTGTGCGTTAACCTCAAGGAGCTGACCAAGGCGGAGGGAAGTGAAAAGAACTCCTCGGGCGAGCTGAGCGCCCTGGAGCTCCGCATCCTGCAGCGCATCTGTCTAGAATTGTACTGCCAGTACGAACAGAGTCTCAATTTCCGGGAGCCGGAGTCGCCAGCCAATACATCCTATTACGAGATTGTTTCCAG TCCCATGTCGTTAGATGTTATTCGCACCCGCCTGGATCCATCCAGTCCCAACCACTACAAGGATATCGCAGGCTTCGTGTCCGACGTGCGTTTAATATTCTCCAACACGTACCTCTTTTATCAG GAGGACACGAAAACTTACTCCAATGCCAAGTATTTGGAAAACTTCTTCGAGGAGCAGCTAGCTAAGTGGTTGCCGCAATTTGAGGGCAGCAAGCCACTAAGTAAGCGCAATACCTCAAACTCCCCGGCGCTGTTAGGTGTGAATGCAACTGGTTCGCCGTCGCCCATCGAAAACGGAAGAAAAAGCTGCGGCTCGGCATCATTAGGTGACAGCGATGGTGGCTGCTTGCCGGCCAAGAGGGCGAGACGATCGGCGCACGAATAG